The proteins below are encoded in one region of Peribacillus muralis:
- the def gene encoding peptide deformylase: MAILPIVLFPEKILQQKCDKVTSFDKKLAKLLNNMYETMVEADGVGLAAPQVGVKKQVAVVEIEEGSGHLELINPEVLEMEGEQTGVEGCLSFPSLYGEVSRPYSIKVRAQDRKGSFFEIEAEDFLARALLHEIDHLQGVLFTSKVSRYISEEELEGYEEE, encoded by the coding sequence TTGGCTATTTTACCGATTGTTTTGTTTCCTGAAAAAATTTTACAACAAAAATGTGATAAAGTAACAAGTTTTGATAAAAAATTGGCAAAGCTGTTAAATAACATGTATGAAACGATGGTGGAAGCGGATGGGGTTGGGCTGGCTGCACCTCAGGTTGGCGTAAAAAAGCAAGTGGCCGTCGTTGAAATAGAAGAAGGGTCAGGTCACCTTGAACTGATCAATCCAGAGGTGCTGGAAATGGAAGGCGAGCAGACTGGTGTGGAGGGATGCCTGAGCTTTCCGAGCTTATATGGTGAAGTGTCCCGTCCTTACAGCATTAAAGTGAGGGCACAAGACAGAAAAGGAAGCTTTTTCGAGATAGAGGCGGAGGATTTCCTCGCAAGAGCACTTCTGCATGAGATCGATCATTTGCAAGGGGTTTTATTTACAAGTAAAGTTTCGCGCTATATTTCAGAAGAAGAGTTAGAAGGGTATGAAGAAGAATGA
- the gmk gene encoding guanylate kinase translates to MREKGLLIVLSGPSGVGKGTVRKAIFSQPGTAFEYSISMTTRLPRQGEVDGVDYFFKKREEFEALIEEGKLLEYAEFVGNYYGTPVDYVRETIDSGKDVFLEIEVQGAKQVREKFPEGLFIFLAPPSLTELESRIVTRGTETEEAIKGRMKVAKEEIELMDLYDYVVENDHVDAACARINAIVIAEHCRRERVAILYKKMLEAE, encoded by the coding sequence ATGAGAGAAAAAGGATTATTAATCGTTTTGTCCGGTCCGTCCGGTGTTGGTAAGGGTACAGTAAGGAAGGCAATTTTTTCCCAGCCTGGAACAGCTTTTGAATATTCCATTTCGATGACGACTAGGCTCCCTCGCCAAGGTGAGGTGGATGGAGTGGATTATTTCTTTAAAAAACGCGAGGAATTCGAAGCGTTGATAGAAGAAGGCAAACTCCTTGAGTATGCAGAGTTCGTCGGAAATTATTATGGAACGCCAGTGGATTATGTTCGTGAAACGATCGATTCCGGAAAAGATGTTTTTCTGGAGATTGAAGTTCAAGGAGCAAAACAGGTCCGCGAGAAGTTCCCTGAAGGACTTTTCATTTTCCTTGCCCCTCCAAGCTTGACCGAGCTCGAAAGCCGGATCGTCACACGCGGCACGGAGACGGAGGAAGCGATAAAAGGGCGGATGAAAGTGGCGAAGGAAGAGATAGAACTTATGGATCTATATGATTATGTCGTGGAAAATGATCATGTGGATGCAGCATGTGCTAGAATTAATGCAATAGTGATTGCCGAGCATTGCCGTCGGGAACGAGTTGCTATTTTATATAAAAAAATGTTGGAGGCGGAATAA
- the remA gene encoding extracellular matrix/biofilm regulator RemA, which translates to MSIKLINIGFGNIVSANRIVSIVSPESAPIKRIIQDARDRGSLIDATYGRRTRAVIITDSDHVILSAVQPETVAARLQDKDDSVEEG; encoded by the coding sequence ATGTCAATCAAGCTCATTAATATTGGATTTGGGAATATCGTATCCGCAAACCGGATCGTATCCATCGTGAGCCCTGAATCGGCTCCGATAAAAAGGATCATCCAAGATGCCCGAGATCGCGGATCCTTAATAGATGCTACATACGGTAGAAGAACTAGGGCCGTTATAATTACAGACAGCGACCATGTCATCTTATCAGCCGTTCAACCGGAAACGGTTGCTGCACGGCTTCAAGATAAAGATGACAGCGTAGAAGAGGGGTAA
- a CDS encoding YicC/YloC family endoribonuclease yields the protein MVTSMTGYGRDEAGNGQVNVFAEIKTVNHRFCEHTIRMPRQLLVLEEKVKKKANQYIRRGRVEIFITVEGESLVTKKVKVDWDLADQYVGLMTEVKDKYKLESSITLQDILQLESIFMTEEVPAVPRDLEALLLKSVSGALENLKKMRAHEGQELALDMINQLNRFGEVVAGVKNHAPSVVEKYKTRMEIKLAELTDGQIEDSRIVTEAAIFADKCDINEELTRLDSHVQQFSATLSQNEPIGRKLDFLVQEMNREVNTIGSKANDSLITREVVEMKSLLEKLKEQVQNIE from the coding sequence ATGGTTACCAGTATGACGGGCTATGGAAGAGATGAAGCGGGAAACGGACAGGTCAATGTCTTTGCCGAAATTAAGACGGTCAATCATCGTTTTTGTGAACATACGATTAGAATGCCGCGACAGCTTTTGGTTTTGGAAGAAAAAGTGAAGAAAAAGGCGAATCAATACATAAGAAGAGGACGGGTGGAAATCTTCATTACAGTCGAGGGTGAAAGCCTTGTTACAAAAAAGGTGAAGGTCGATTGGGACCTTGCCGATCAGTATGTAGGCTTGATGACTGAAGTCAAGGACAAATACAAGCTGGAAAGTTCCATTACTTTACAGGATATCCTCCAGCTTGAATCGATTTTCATGACGGAAGAAGTGCCGGCAGTTCCTCGCGATCTGGAAGCCTTATTATTGAAGTCTGTTTCGGGGGCATTGGAGAATCTCAAGAAAATGCGGGCCCACGAAGGTCAGGAATTGGCTCTGGACATGATCAACCAGCTTAATAGGTTTGGTGAGGTCGTAGCAGGCGTCAAAAACCATGCGCCTTCAGTCGTCGAGAAATATAAAACCCGGATGGAAATCAAACTAGCCGAGTTAACGGATGGACAGATTGAGGATAGCCGGATTGTAACGGAAGCGGCCATTTTCGCTGATAAATGTGACATAAATGAGGAACTGACAAGGCTTGATAGCCATGTCCAGCAATTTTCGGCAACGCTTAGTCAGAATGAACCGATCGGGAGGAAACTGGACTTCCTCGTCCAGGAAATGAATAGGGAAGTCAATACGATCGGCTCAAAGGCTAATGATTCTTTAATCACCAGAGAAGTGGTGGAAATGAAAAGCCTGCTTGAAAAATTAAAGGAACAGGTTCAAAATATCGAGTAG
- a CDS encoding Rqc2 family fibronectin-binding protein, with translation MSFDGLFTKAMTEEIASILKGGRINKVHQPYKNEVILVVRAGGKNHKLLLSAHPSYSRVQLTEESYENPKEAPMFCMLLRKHLEGYTIEDIYQYELDRMIILEVKGRNELGDVSQKQLIIEIMGRHSNIVLVDKERNMILDSIKHVSYAVNSYRAILPGQEYKVPPAQEKVNPFKATEEDIRKNLDFNAGKLDRQLVASFSGISPLAAKEAVYRAGLANSTTLPAAFSGLIEEISEHRYTATIKRDGNKEVFYMLPLKHLGETQRTFPSLSEMLDRYYFGKAERDRVKQKSQDVERFISNEIEKNSKKIGKLERTLKDTERGEQYQLFGELLTANLYQMKKGMKEIEVVNYYDEGQGTITIPLDPLKNPSDNAQKYFSKYQKSKNAVGVVLEQIEKTKLELSYFEALHQQLQSASPRDIEEIREELQEEGYIRQKKKKGMKKPANAKPQLETYHATDGDLIFVGKNNKQNDYLTNKFARRDEIWLHTKDIPGSHVVIRNETPSEETIKEAAVLAAFFSKAKQSSSVPVDFTQVRHVKKPNGSKPGFVIYDQQQTVYITPDADTVIRLKEAVKA, from the coding sequence ATGTCATTCGATGGATTATTTACAAAAGCGATGACCGAGGAAATCGCCTCCATATTAAAAGGCGGACGAATCAACAAGGTACATCAACCATACAAAAACGAAGTGATATTGGTGGTTCGTGCAGGGGGTAAGAATCATAAACTCCTATTATCAGCCCATCCAAGTTATTCCCGGGTACAATTGACGGAAGAAAGTTATGAAAATCCAAAAGAGGCACCCATGTTCTGTATGCTTCTTAGAAAGCATCTCGAAGGCTATACCATTGAAGATATTTACCAATATGAACTCGATCGGATGATCATATTAGAAGTGAAGGGCCGCAATGAGCTTGGGGACGTCTCACAAAAGCAATTAATCATTGAAATCATGGGGCGCCACAGCAACATTGTGCTGGTCGATAAAGAACGAAACATGATATTGGACAGCATTAAGCATGTATCCTATGCCGTGAACAGTTACCGGGCCATATTGCCCGGACAGGAGTATAAAGTGCCGCCTGCCCAGGAGAAGGTCAATCCGTTCAAGGCCACCGAAGAAGATATCAGGAAGAATTTAGACTTCAATGCAGGAAAGCTCGACCGACAGCTTGTTGCTAGCTTTTCAGGAATTTCCCCTTTAGCCGCCAAGGAAGCCGTCTACCGGGCCGGCTTGGCAAACAGTACTACACTTCCTGCAGCATTTTCGGGGTTAATCGAAGAAATCTCGGAACATAGATATACTGCGACGATCAAACGGGACGGAAATAAAGAAGTTTTTTATATGCTTCCACTTAAACACCTAGGTGAAACACAGCGTACGTTCCCTTCATTAAGCGAGATGCTCGACAGATATTACTTCGGTAAAGCCGAACGAGATCGGGTTAAGCAGAAGAGCCAGGATGTAGAACGTTTCATTTCCAACGAAATCGAAAAGAATTCAAAAAAAATCGGGAAGCTCGAGCGAACGTTAAAAGATACGGAACGCGGGGAACAGTATCAATTGTTCGGTGAGCTGCTCACCGCTAATTTATATCAAATGAAAAAAGGCATGAAGGAGATTGAAGTCGTCAATTATTATGATGAGGGGCAAGGCACGATTACAATTCCGCTTGACCCGTTAAAAAACCCATCCGATAATGCACAAAAGTACTTCTCCAAATACCAAAAGTCCAAAAATGCGGTCGGTGTGGTTTTAGAACAAATCGAAAAGACGAAATTGGAATTATCCTATTTCGAAGCATTGCACCAGCAGCTTCAATCAGCTTCGCCCCGGGATATAGAGGAAATTCGCGAAGAGCTTCAGGAAGAAGGCTATATCCGTCAAAAAAAGAAAAAAGGCATGAAAAAACCTGCCAATGCCAAACCACAGCTCGAAACCTATCACGCTACCGATGGGGATCTCATTTTTGTCGGAAAGAATAATAAACAAAATGACTATTTAACGAATAAATTTGCACGCCGGGATGAAATTTGGCTTCATACGAAAGACATCCCTGGATCTCATGTTGTGATCCGAAATGAAACACCGAGCGAAGAAACGATAAAAGAGGCAGCCGTATTGGCAGCTTTCTTCAGTAAAGCCAAACAATCGAGCTCTGTTCCGGTTGACTTCACTCAAGTCCGCCATGTAAAGAAGCCGAATGGCTCCAAGCCCGGCTTCGTCATCTATGACCAGCAGCAAACGGTATACATTACTCCGGATGCCGATACCGTCATTCGTTTAAAGGAAGCGGTAAAGGCGTAA
- the rpoZ gene encoding DNA-directed RNA polymerase subunit omega: MLYPSIDSLLLKIDSKYSLVSVAAKRAREMQIKDNCLIAKPVSHKSVGRALEEIHSGKLTYDNSYEEN; the protein is encoded by the coding sequence ATGTTATATCCATCAATTGATTCCCTATTATTGAAAATCGATTCTAAATACTCGCTTGTATCTGTAGCAGCTAAACGTGCACGGGAAATGCAAATAAAAGATAATTGCCTTATCGCCAAACCGGTTTCACATAAATCAGTAGGCCGTGCCCTTGAAGAAATTCATTCCGGAAAATTGACCTACGATAATTCCTACGAAGAAAACTAA
- a CDS encoding calcium-translocating P-type ATPase, SERCA-type, with protein sequence MEFKEMNNQEMEKALQTNVTHGLDDDEVKDRLHKHGFNELKEGEKQSAILLFFAQFKDFMVIVLLAATLVSGILGEYIDAIAIMAIVFLNGLLGFFQERKAEKSLDALKEMAAPQVNVLRDGRWLKVPSREVVVGDILKFSSGDRIGADLRIVDHSSLEIEESALTGESLPAVKCSEPLMNEFEGIGDQENMAFMGTMVTRGNGIGMVIATGMNTAMGKIADLLQTAETKETPLQRRLEQLGKILIVTALILTIIVVLTGVIQGHDLYTMFLAGVSLAVAAIPEGLPAIVTVALSLGVQRMIKQKAIVRKLPAVETLGCATVICSDKTGTLTQNKMTVTKVWSGGKTWDISGTGYNPVGEFSLRGVSVAPKNHNALLQIITFGMLCNKAELNQKGKQHVLDGDPTEGAMLVAAMKAGLTRDHLFKRFTIVKEFPFDSSRKMMSVIVKDDKENHFVIVKGAPDVLIAQCDTILWEDRSEMLNRESKERVQQDMNELASQALRMIAVGYKPLPKGTILLHETEAERNLTFMGLQGMIDPPRPEVKQAVKECRDAGIKTVMITGDHVITAKAIAKELGILKGKDLVLEGRQLADMDVGELEEIVESVSVFARVSPEHKLKIVKALQNKGHVVAMTGDGVNDAPAIKSADIGISMGITGTDVAKEASSLILVDDNFATIKSAINEGRNIYENIRKFIRYLLASNVGEILVMFFAMLCALPLPLIPIQILFVNLVTDGLPAMALGLDSAEDDVMKRNPRNAKEGVFGRGLGWKIISRGFLIGLSTLIAFYVVYRANPENLAYAQTIAFATLVLAQLIHVFDCRSERSIFSRNPFGNLYLVGAVLSSLLLMLAVMYVQPLQTIFHTVPISGRDWLLVIGMSSIPTFLLAGTFLARKAQ encoded by the coding sequence ATGGAGTTCAAGGAAATGAATAATCAAGAAATGGAAAAAGCGCTTCAAACAAACGTTACACACGGTTTGGACGATGATGAAGTAAAGGACAGGCTGCATAAGCATGGGTTCAACGAATTGAAGGAAGGTGAAAAGCAGTCAGCCATACTTTTATTCTTTGCACAATTTAAAGATTTCATGGTCATCGTTTTACTTGCCGCTACTTTAGTATCCGGGATATTGGGTGAATATATTGATGCGATTGCCATCATGGCGATTGTTTTTTTAAATGGATTACTCGGTTTTTTTCAAGAACGAAAGGCTGAAAAATCTTTAGATGCTCTAAAGGAAATGGCAGCACCACAAGTGAATGTACTTCGCGATGGCCGTTGGTTGAAAGTTCCTTCAAGAGAGGTGGTAGTGGGTGATATCCTGAAATTTTCAAGCGGAGACAGGATTGGAGCCGATCTGCGGATCGTCGATCATTCCAGCCTTGAAATCGAAGAATCGGCACTTACAGGCGAGTCACTTCCAGCCGTTAAATGCTCCGAACCATTGATGAATGAGTTCGAAGGCATTGGTGATCAGGAAAACATGGCCTTTATGGGTACGATGGTCACAAGAGGGAACGGGATAGGCATGGTCATCGCTACGGGAATGAATACGGCGATGGGTAAGATTGCCGACTTGCTTCAGACAGCAGAAACAAAAGAGACACCTCTTCAGCGTCGGCTGGAGCAGTTAGGAAAAATTTTAATCGTCACTGCCTTGATTTTGACGATCATTGTCGTGTTGACTGGTGTCATTCAAGGGCATGACCTTTATACGATGTTTTTAGCCGGAGTCTCCCTTGCCGTTGCCGCGATACCGGAAGGCTTGCCTGCAATCGTGACTGTAGCCTTGTCCTTGGGCGTTCAGCGCATGATCAAACAAAAAGCGATTGTCCGCAAGCTGCCTGCTGTTGAAACGCTTGGGTGCGCTACAGTAATTTGCTCGGATAAGACGGGAACGCTTACGCAAAACAAAATGACGGTTACGAAGGTTTGGAGTGGAGGGAAGACATGGGATATCAGCGGGACTGGATATAATCCGGTCGGCGAATTTTCCTTAAGAGGAGTTTCGGTTGCACCGAAAAATCATAATGCCCTGCTTCAGATCATTACGTTCGGGATGCTCTGTAACAAAGCCGAGTTAAATCAAAAGGGAAAACAGCATGTACTGGACGGCGATCCGACAGAAGGGGCCATGTTGGTGGCCGCGATGAAAGCAGGCTTGACGAGGGATCACCTCTTTAAGAGGTTTACCATCGTAAAGGAGTTTCCCTTCGATTCTAGCCGTAAAATGATGAGTGTGATCGTGAAGGATGATAAAGAGAATCATTTCGTCATCGTAAAAGGAGCCCCTGATGTACTGATTGCCCAGTGCGATACGATTCTGTGGGAAGACAGATCTGAAATGTTGAATCGTGAAAGCAAGGAAAGGGTACAGCAGGACATGAATGAACTTGCTTCACAGGCACTCCGGATGATTGCTGTCGGTTATAAACCTCTTCCAAAAGGAACGATTCTGCTTCATGAAACGGAAGCTGAGCGCAATTTGACCTTCATGGGACTTCAAGGCATGATCGATCCACCACGTCCGGAGGTGAAGCAGGCGGTCAAGGAATGCCGGGATGCAGGAATTAAAACCGTCATGATTACTGGCGACCATGTCATAACCGCAAAAGCAATCGCTAAAGAGCTTGGGATTTTAAAAGGAAAAGATCTTGTGCTTGAAGGTCGGCAGTTAGCTGATATGGACGTAGGGGAACTTGAAGAAATAGTTGAGAGTGTTTCGGTATTTGCCCGTGTTTCCCCTGAGCATAAGTTAAAAATCGTTAAGGCGCTCCAAAATAAAGGACATGTCGTAGCGATGACCGGAGATGGCGTCAATGATGCACCGGCAATAAAATCAGCTGATATTGGCATATCCATGGGCATAACCGGGACGGATGTTGCCAAGGAAGCTTCTTCCTTGATATTGGTGGATGATAATTTTGCAACGATCAAATCGGCGATTAATGAAGGGCGGAATATATATGAAAACATCAGGAAGTTCATCCGCTATCTGCTTGCCTCCAATGTCGGGGAGATTTTGGTCATGTTTTTTGCGATGTTGTGTGCCTTGCCGCTGCCGTTGATTCCAATTCAAATCCTATTCGTGAATCTAGTTACGGACGGACTTCCTGCCATGGCATTGGGACTTGATTCTGCGGAAGATGACGTGATGAAACGAAATCCGCGAAATGCGAAAGAAGGCGTTTTTGGCAGAGGGCTTGGCTGGAAAATCATCTCGCGTGGTTTTCTGATAGGTTTATCAACTCTGATCGCCTTTTATGTCGTGTATCGGGCAAACCCGGAAAACCTCGCCTATGCACAAACGATCGCGTTCGCTACTTTGGTTCTAGCTCAGCTCATACATGTTTTTGATTGCCGAAGCGAACGGTCGATCTTCTCAAGAAACCCGTTCGGTAATCTTTATCTCGTAGGAGCGGTCCTGTCTTCGCTGTTATTGATGCTTGCAGTCATGTATGTGCAGCCATTGCAAACGATATTCCATACCGTCCCTATTTCAGGAAGGGATTGGCTTTTGGTGATAGGAATGTCTTCCATCCCAACTTTTTTACTGGCAGGAACCTTTTTAGCAAGAAAAGCACAATGA
- the priA gene encoding primosomal protein N', with the protein MDIASVIVDVPAKQTDREFDYRIPEKWKQVIMPGMRVIVPFGPRMVQGFVTGLKGNSDFSKLRYIKEPMDLEPILNDELLQLANWLTKEAMCFKISALQAMLPAAMKAKYEKVINVIEDKKDRLPPIIQTLFGRGHSLSWKEVIEGEHASLIQKELQHGNLELVYNVKNRLNKKTVRVIQALLSSDELKEMASSLSAQAKKQQELLQYFMEHHEPIPLKELLEVTNTSSSTVKSLVSKGALTELDQEIYRDPYENRVFEQSNPFTLTDEQAAALAPIQEKIHHDEHDVFLLYGVTGSGKTEVYLQAIASVIEKGEEAIMMVPEISLTPQTVKRFKERFGEQVAVMHSGLSVGEKYDEWRKIHRKEVKVVVGARSAVFAPFENLGLVIIDEEHEASYKQEETPRYHARDVAIERAKSYKCPVILGSATPTLESFARAKKDVYKLLTLSRRMNENPLPAVDIVDMREELRTGNRSMFSELLFSKLKDRLEKGQQTVLMLNKRGHSSFVMCRSCGLVINCPNCDISLTYHRFNDIMKCHYCGFEEGMPSVCPECESEHIRFFGTGTQKVEEELTKILPEARVIRMDVDTTSKKGSHERLLNAFGEGKADILLGTQMIAKGLDFPNITLVGVLSADTMLHLPDFRSSEKTFQLLTQVSGRAGRHQLPGEVVIQTYTPEHYSIELSALQDYDAFYEREMDLRRKSHYPPYYYVVLITVSHEDLMKTVSVTEKITNYLSSRLNRDSIVLGPVASPISRINNRYRYQCLIKYKREPDLNRHLRTLLEHYQKETAQNHLQISIDLNPQIMM; encoded by the coding sequence ATGGATATTGCTTCCGTGATCGTGGATGTACCCGCCAAACAAACCGATCGTGAATTCGATTACCGCATACCGGAAAAGTGGAAACAAGTCATCATGCCTGGGATGCGGGTCATCGTGCCATTCGGTCCAAGAATGGTTCAAGGGTTCGTCACTGGTTTAAAAGGCAATAGTGATTTTTCGAAATTGCGATATATAAAAGAGCCAATGGATTTGGAGCCGATCCTTAATGATGAATTGCTTCAGCTGGCGAACTGGCTGACCAAAGAGGCCATGTGCTTTAAAATCTCAGCACTCCAAGCGATGCTCCCGGCAGCGATGAAAGCAAAGTATGAAAAGGTGATCAATGTCATCGAAGATAAAAAGGATCGACTTCCGCCAATCATTCAAACACTTTTCGGGAGAGGGCATTCCTTATCCTGGAAAGAGGTGATTGAAGGAGAGCATGCGTCCCTTATTCAAAAAGAACTCCAACATGGCAATCTGGAGCTCGTATATAATGTGAAAAACCGCCTTAATAAGAAAACGGTTCGCGTCATTCAAGCGTTGCTTTCAAGCGACGAATTGAAAGAGATGGCGTCAAGCCTTTCCGCTCAGGCAAAAAAACAACAGGAACTCCTTCAATACTTTATGGAACATCATGAGCCGATTCCGCTAAAAGAGCTGCTTGAGGTGACAAATACATCGAGCAGTACCGTCAAATCCCTTGTGTCTAAAGGGGCTTTGACGGAACTGGATCAAGAAATATATCGCGACCCTTATGAGAATCGAGTGTTCGAACAATCCAATCCCTTTACTCTTACAGACGAACAAGCTGCTGCCTTAGCACCTATCCAAGAGAAAATACATCATGATGAACATGATGTTTTCCTTTTATATGGTGTGACTGGGAGCGGGAAAACGGAAGTGTATTTGCAGGCAATCGCCTCTGTTATCGAAAAGGGAGAAGAAGCCATCATGATGGTTCCGGAAATATCCTTGACACCGCAAACGGTGAAAAGATTTAAGGAACGCTTCGGTGAGCAGGTCGCTGTCATGCACAGTGGTTTATCCGTTGGAGAAAAATATGATGAATGGCGAAAAATTCACCGCAAAGAAGTGAAAGTGGTCGTGGGTGCGCGTTCAGCCGTATTTGCCCCTTTTGAAAACCTGGGACTGGTCATCATCGATGAAGAGCATGAAGCGAGCTATAAACAAGAAGAAACGCCAAGGTACCATGCCAGGGATGTTGCCATTGAACGGGCAAAATCATATAAATGCCCAGTTATCCTTGGCAGCGCAACCCCGACACTTGAATCGTTTGCACGTGCCAAGAAGGACGTCTATAAGCTATTGACACTTAGCCGAAGGATGAATGAAAATCCATTGCCTGCGGTGGATATTGTTGATATGAGGGAAGAACTGAGGACCGGAAATCGTTCGATGTTTTCGGAACTGCTGTTCAGCAAGTTGAAAGATCGGCTTGAAAAAGGACAGCAGACGGTTTTGATGCTGAACAAACGGGGACATTCTTCCTTTGTGATGTGCCGAAGCTGCGGATTGGTCATCAATTGTCCTAATTGTGACATTTCACTCACCTATCATCGCTTTAATGATATAATGAAATGCCATTATTGCGGATTCGAGGAGGGGATGCCTTCTGTTTGCCCGGAATGTGAAAGTGAGCATATACGATTCTTCGGTACCGGCACTCAAAAGGTTGAAGAAGAGCTGACAAAAATCCTCCCGGAGGCGCGGGTCATCCGGATGGACGTTGACACGACGAGTAAAAAGGGCTCACATGAGCGGCTGCTCAATGCCTTTGGTGAAGGAAAGGCTGATATATTACTTGGTACACAAATGATTGCCAAGGGACTTGATTTTCCCAACATCACCCTTGTTGGTGTCCTTTCTGCTGATACGATGCTTCATCTGCCTGATTTTCGCTCTTCGGAAAAGACATTTCAGCTGCTGACCCAGGTCAGCGGCAGGGCAGGACGTCATCAGCTTCCGGGAGAAGTGGTGATTCAAACCTATACACCAGAGCATTACAGCATCGAGCTTTCTGCCCTGCAGGATTATGATGCCTTTTATGAACGGGAGATGGATCTCCGCAGGAAAAGTCATTATCCACCTTATTATTATGTTGTCCTTATCACGGTTTCTCATGAAGACTTGATGAAAACAGTAAGTGTTACGGAAAAAATTACTAATTATTTAAGTTCGCGGTTGAATCGGGACTCTATCGTCCTGGGTCCAGTCGCTTCACCGATCAGCCGAATCAACAATAGATATCGATATCAATGTCTGATAAAATACAAACGAGAGCCGGACCTTAATCGACATTTACGAACGCTTTTAGAGCATTACCAAAAAGAAACGGCCCAAAATCATCTGCAGATTTCAATTGATTTGAATCCACAGATCATGATGTGA
- the coaBC gene encoding bifunctional phosphopantothenoylcysteine decarboxylase/phosphopantothenate--cysteine ligase CoaBC: protein MLIEKKVLLCVTGGIAVYKAAALTSKLTQEGAHVKVIMSESARQFVTPLTFQALSRNDVYTDTFDEKDSSVIAHIDLADWADIILVAPATANVIGKVANGIADDMITTTLLATEAPVWVAPAMNVHMYAHPAVQKNMETLRTFGYQFIEPGEGYLACGYVGKGRLEEPETIVEHLKSHFAEKKPQLLKGKKVLITAGPTREAIDPVRFVTNHSSGKMGYALAEQAIELGAEVTLITGPVNLTPPLNAHVIPVESAADMHGAVLSQFDSSDVVIMTAAVADYKPKFYHVQKMKKQPGENVIQFERTKDILKELGENKTHQLLVGFAAETNNVEEYARGKLEKKNADMIVANNVTVAGAGFGTDTNIVTIYNKDGSAIELPKMSKADIAKSILAEVSRKQKE, encoded by the coding sequence ATGCTTATCGAAAAAAAAGTACTTCTTTGCGTCACTGGCGGTATTGCTGTTTATAAGGCTGCTGCCCTGACCAGTAAATTAACACAGGAAGGTGCGCATGTAAAAGTGATCATGAGTGAATCGGCACGTCAATTCGTGACACCGCTGACATTTCAAGCGCTTTCGAGGAATGATGTGTATACAGATACATTTGATGAAAAGGATTCTTCTGTGATTGCCCACATTGACTTGGCTGATTGGGCTGATATAATCCTTGTGGCTCCGGCAACTGCGAATGTCATTGGCAAGGTGGCCAACGGAATCGCCGATGATATGATCACGACCACGCTGCTGGCCACGGAAGCCCCCGTTTGGGTTGCGCCAGCCATGAATGTGCATATGTATGCCCATCCCGCGGTTCAGAAAAACATGGAGACACTTCGTACGTTCGGCTATCAATTCATTGAACCTGGGGAAGGGTATTTGGCCTGCGGGTATGTAGGAAAAGGGCGGCTGGAGGAACCGGAAACGATCGTGGAGCATCTAAAGAGTCATTTTGCCGAAAAGAAGCCACAGCTTCTTAAAGGAAAGAAAGTCTTGATAACCGCGGGTCCTACTCGCGAAGCAATCGATCCGGTACGTTTCGTCACCAATCATTCCAGCGGAAAGATGGGCTATGCTTTAGCTGAGCAGGCTATTGAACTCGGTGCAGAAGTGACATTGATAACCGGACCCGTGAATTTGACCCCGCCTCTGAATGCACACGTCATACCTGTGGAATCGGCAGCAGATATGCATGGTGCCGTTCTCAGTCAGTTCGATTCAAGTGATGTCGTCATCATGACAGCGGCCGTGGCTGACTATAAACCGAAGTTTTACCATGTTCAGAAGATGAAAAAGCAGCCCGGTGAAAATGTCATTCAATTTGAACGGACCAAGGATATCCTTAAAGAACTCGGTGAGAATAAAACGCATCAGCTGCTGGTAGGCTTTGCTGCTGAAACGAACAATGTCGAAGAATACGCAAGAGGGAAATTAGAGAAGAAGAATGCAGATATGATCGTTGCCAATAACGTAACCGTCGCAGGAGCAGGCTTTGGGACGGACACGAATATCGTGACCATTTACAATAAAGATGGAAGTGCAATCGAGCTTCCCAAAATGAGTAAAGCGGATATAGCTAAAAGCATCCTGGCAGAAGTATCCCGCAAGCAAAAGGAATGA